One part of the Neodiprion virginianus isolate iyNeoVirg1 chromosome 3, iyNeoVirg1.1, whole genome shotgun sequence genome encodes these proteins:
- the LOC124299703 gene encoding cytochrome c oxidase subunit 7A1, mitochondrial isoform X2, which produces MDQNIDQFLNYVAAPHRLDLAEPPKIMYDSSRTKPVQVASASTSARPQSTLSPELLKKYQKFQAPNNIPVHLKGGPMDKILLGTTVVLIGIGLIQAGDLIYKLGFPKK; this is translated from the exons ATGGACCAAAATATTGATCAGTTCCTGAATTACGTTGCA GCACCCCATCGTCTGGATCTTGCCGAGCCACCTAAAATCATGTACGACTCATCGCGCACCAAGCCGGTGCAGGTAGCATCCGCTTCCACCTCTGCAAGGCCGCAATCTACTCTGTCGCCTGAACTGCTCAAGAAGTACCAAAAGTTCCAG GCACCGAACAATATCCCAGTACATCTGAAAGGAGGACCAATGGACAAAATTCTTCTTGGAACAACAGTGGTCTTGATCGGCATTGGATTGATACAAGCTGGTGATCTGATCTACAAACTCGGCTTTCCAAAGAAATAA
- the LOC124299699 gene encoding coiled-coil domain-containing protein 170 isoform X1, with amino-acid sequence MASPAEEAMESRGNNEEDLKIFETLCISSPQKMQELDDAMTHDVTTTLRSELAALEYKRDRLMTDLQEMKSAVRSRDQRVVELQVEADQLREQAARQNAVISSLKKRIQELEERERTLYASQGRSEITIQSLQRDSKYHEDKVREYEKKIRQLEHNINEEIQLKERARLNLQDFVRRLAHSLGVEYCDSSHHSPDVVIHKAEELVQEVNRLRSKSTNAESHLNSIESELRSCRDALDRANVDKDQVQRQAASQLLDLERLRQEKECAEMQLRVAERDLNDLRDKLVNANRNITSATGNISNQEALICQLREDLKLREEKCQRVQNELRHLLESMAILVSNPNRFVETHENAIKDRIREILTENKDQQLKIQALRDKLSVAHDTANRQTEMTESTMMQVRSLEEERAALENKIHKLESELTSCELSRESLRRDKQTFMDFLDRLGKAMQMDEISQEIGIDLHTESLLVRAEQLAKLECDKMVDKLLCCNYTTFPRIRRERSFHELPCLKETSVVYQLQRRIRTLREQLQRRDLHLDLLRRKLSLQEDSVRMKNMLQSEKDEANLRVKKLMKQIDRLQIQLTEEKSRNREISGQLTEAADYKIAALERSRKIEELQKRLVESEMLRTRYNRKLTMLKDQMRTVTETGEQERSINDHSLQLLRDELAQVKQNLAEVTRRESQLQSFRVSVAKLLSEPICTPDYEIISRLQKMVSAHRDFTMLSRRYDEPLEASPSRCTSIHPVHPVHPPISPGSRCTRYDDSGYTDPPDLHDIDDDYSKRPIRSSLLP; translated from the exons ATGGCTTCCCCAGCAGAGGAAGCGATGGAATCACGAGGAAACAACGAAGAGGATCTCAAGATATTCGAAACACTTTGCATTTCTTCGCCGCAAAAg ATGCAGGAATTGGACGATGCAATGACGCATGACGTGACAACGACTCTTAGAAGCGAACTTGCTGCCTTGGAATACAAGCGGGACCGTCTTATGACTGAT CTCCAAGAGATGAAGAGTGCGGTGAGATCTCGTGACCAGAGAGTGGTCGAGCTACAGGTGGAGGCTGACCAGCTTAGGGAACAGGCAGCGAGGCAGAATGCAGTAATTTCGAGTCTGAAAAAGCGGATACAA GAACTTGAAGAACGGGAAAGAACTTTGTACGCCAGCCAGGGGAGGAGCGAAATAACCATTCAAAGCTTGCAACGGGATTCCAAGTATCACGAGGACAAGGTTCGCGAATACGAGAAGAAGATACGGCAACTCGAGCATAACATTAATGAGGAAATTCAGCTAAAAGAAAGAGCACGTCTCAATTTACAG GATTTTGTTCGGAGGTTGGCGCATTCGCTGGGGGTGGAATATTGCGACAGCAGTCATCACAGTCCAGACGTTGTAATACACAAGGCAGAGGAGCTGGTCCAAGAAGTGAACCGACTTAGATCGAAGAGCACAAATGCAGAATCTCACCTAAACAGCATTGAGTCGGAACTTCGGAGTTGCAGAGACGCTCTGGACCGCGCTAACGTCGACAAGGATCAAGTGCAGAGACAAGCGGCGTCTCAGCTCCTCGACTTGGAGCGTCTCCGACAG GAAAAAGAATGCGCCGAAATGCAGTTGAGGGTCGCCGAGAGGGATCTGAACGATCTGAGAGACAAGCTCGTGAATGCAAACAGGAACATAACCAGTGCGACTGGAAATATTTCCAATCAAGAGGCTCTGATTTGCCAACTCCGAG AGGACTTGAAATTACGCGAGGAAAAATGTCAAAGGGTGCAAAATGAGCTCAGACATCTCCTCGAGTCTATGGCGATTCTCGTTAGCAACCCTAACAGATTTGTCGAGACTCATGAGAACGCTATAAAGGATCGAATTCGCGAGATCCTTACCGAGAACAAGGATCAGCAGCTG AAAATCCAAGCTCTGAGGGACAAATTGAGCGTGGCACACGACACGGCCAATCGTCAAACCGAGATGACGGAATCGACGATGATGCAGGTACGATCGCTCGAGGAAGAGCGTGCAGCATTGgagaataaaattcacaaGCTCGAATCAGAGCTGACAAGCTGCGAGCTTTCTCGAGAATCTCTCCGCCGGGACAAGCAAACG TTCATGGATTTTCTCGATCGACTTGGAAAAGCCATGCAGATGGACGAAATCTCGCAGGAAATTGGAATCGACCTTCACACCGAGTCTCTTCTCGTACGCGCTGAACAACTTGCCAAATTGGAATGCGACAAGATGGTAGACAAG CTGTTGTGCTGCAACTACACAACTTTTCCAAGGATTCGTCGGGAGCGCTCCTTCCACGAACTGCCTTGTCTCAAAGAA ACGTCGGTAGTTTACCAGCTGCAACGCCGTATACGAACACTGAGAGAACAACTCCAGCGAAGAGATTTGCACTTGGATCTTCTGCGGAGGAAATTGTCTCTCCAGGAAGACAGTGTTCGCATGAAGAACATGCTGCAGTCTGAAAAAGACGAGGCCAATCTTCG AGTGAAGAAGCTAATGAAGCAAATCGATAGGCTTCAGATACAGCTGACGGAGGAAAAGTCGAGGAACAGGGAGATCAGCGGACAGCTCACCGAGGCTGCTGATTACAAG ATAGCCGCTCTGGAACGAAGCAGGAAAATTGAAGAGCTGCAAAAACGACTCGTCGAAAGCGAGATGCTGCGGACCAGGTACAACCGGAAACTGACCATGCTTAAGGACCAGATGAGGACCGTGACCGAGACCGGTGAACAGGAGAGATCGATAAACGATCACTCCCTGCAACTTCTCAGGGATGAATTGGCCCAGGTCAAACAAAACCTGGCGGAGGTTACGCGAAGGGAGTCgcag ttACAGAGCTTTCGAGTCTCCGTTGCAAAGTTACTCTCAGAACCGATCTGCACACCGGACTACGAGATCATATCGAGACTACAGAAAATGGTTTCTGCACATCGCGACTTCACGATGCTCTCGAGAAGATACGACGAACCTCTCGAAGCCAGTCCCTCCAGATGCACAAG TATTCACCCGGTGCATCCCGTTCATCCACCGATTTCACCGGGATCACGATGCACGAGGTACGATGATAGCGGTTACACGGATCCACCGGATCTTCACGACATCGACGACGACTACAGCAAGAGACCGATTCGTAGCAGCCTGCTTCCGTGA
- the LOC124299699 gene encoding coiled-coil domain-containing protein 170 isoform X2, with translation MQELDDAMTHDVTTTLRSELAALEYKRDRLMTDLQEMKSAVRSRDQRVVELQVEADQLREQAARQNAVISSLKKRIQELEERERTLYASQGRSEITIQSLQRDSKYHEDKVREYEKKIRQLEHNINEEIQLKERARLNLQDFVRRLAHSLGVEYCDSSHHSPDVVIHKAEELVQEVNRLRSKSTNAESHLNSIESELRSCRDALDRANVDKDQVQRQAASQLLDLERLRQEKECAEMQLRVAERDLNDLRDKLVNANRNITSATGNISNQEALICQLREDLKLREEKCQRVQNELRHLLESMAILVSNPNRFVETHENAIKDRIREILTENKDQQLKIQALRDKLSVAHDTANRQTEMTESTMMQVRSLEEERAALENKIHKLESELTSCELSRESLRRDKQTFMDFLDRLGKAMQMDEISQEIGIDLHTESLLVRAEQLAKLECDKMVDKLLCCNYTTFPRIRRERSFHELPCLKETSVVYQLQRRIRTLREQLQRRDLHLDLLRRKLSLQEDSVRMKNMLQSEKDEANLRVKKLMKQIDRLQIQLTEEKSRNREISGQLTEAADYKIAALERSRKIEELQKRLVESEMLRTRYNRKLTMLKDQMRTVTETGEQERSINDHSLQLLRDELAQVKQNLAEVTRRESQLQSFRVSVAKLLSEPICTPDYEIISRLQKMVSAHRDFTMLSRRYDEPLEASPSRCTSIHPVHPVHPPISPGSRCTRYDDSGYTDPPDLHDIDDDYSKRPIRSSLLP, from the exons ATGCAGGAATTGGACGATGCAATGACGCATGACGTGACAACGACTCTTAGAAGCGAACTTGCTGCCTTGGAATACAAGCGGGACCGTCTTATGACTGAT CTCCAAGAGATGAAGAGTGCGGTGAGATCTCGTGACCAGAGAGTGGTCGAGCTACAGGTGGAGGCTGACCAGCTTAGGGAACAGGCAGCGAGGCAGAATGCAGTAATTTCGAGTCTGAAAAAGCGGATACAA GAACTTGAAGAACGGGAAAGAACTTTGTACGCCAGCCAGGGGAGGAGCGAAATAACCATTCAAAGCTTGCAACGGGATTCCAAGTATCACGAGGACAAGGTTCGCGAATACGAGAAGAAGATACGGCAACTCGAGCATAACATTAATGAGGAAATTCAGCTAAAAGAAAGAGCACGTCTCAATTTACAG GATTTTGTTCGGAGGTTGGCGCATTCGCTGGGGGTGGAATATTGCGACAGCAGTCATCACAGTCCAGACGTTGTAATACACAAGGCAGAGGAGCTGGTCCAAGAAGTGAACCGACTTAGATCGAAGAGCACAAATGCAGAATCTCACCTAAACAGCATTGAGTCGGAACTTCGGAGTTGCAGAGACGCTCTGGACCGCGCTAACGTCGACAAGGATCAAGTGCAGAGACAAGCGGCGTCTCAGCTCCTCGACTTGGAGCGTCTCCGACAG GAAAAAGAATGCGCCGAAATGCAGTTGAGGGTCGCCGAGAGGGATCTGAACGATCTGAGAGACAAGCTCGTGAATGCAAACAGGAACATAACCAGTGCGACTGGAAATATTTCCAATCAAGAGGCTCTGATTTGCCAACTCCGAG AGGACTTGAAATTACGCGAGGAAAAATGTCAAAGGGTGCAAAATGAGCTCAGACATCTCCTCGAGTCTATGGCGATTCTCGTTAGCAACCCTAACAGATTTGTCGAGACTCATGAGAACGCTATAAAGGATCGAATTCGCGAGATCCTTACCGAGAACAAGGATCAGCAGCTG AAAATCCAAGCTCTGAGGGACAAATTGAGCGTGGCACACGACACGGCCAATCGTCAAACCGAGATGACGGAATCGACGATGATGCAGGTACGATCGCTCGAGGAAGAGCGTGCAGCATTGgagaataaaattcacaaGCTCGAATCAGAGCTGACAAGCTGCGAGCTTTCTCGAGAATCTCTCCGCCGGGACAAGCAAACG TTCATGGATTTTCTCGATCGACTTGGAAAAGCCATGCAGATGGACGAAATCTCGCAGGAAATTGGAATCGACCTTCACACCGAGTCTCTTCTCGTACGCGCTGAACAACTTGCCAAATTGGAATGCGACAAGATGGTAGACAAG CTGTTGTGCTGCAACTACACAACTTTTCCAAGGATTCGTCGGGAGCGCTCCTTCCACGAACTGCCTTGTCTCAAAGAA ACGTCGGTAGTTTACCAGCTGCAACGCCGTATACGAACACTGAGAGAACAACTCCAGCGAAGAGATTTGCACTTGGATCTTCTGCGGAGGAAATTGTCTCTCCAGGAAGACAGTGTTCGCATGAAGAACATGCTGCAGTCTGAAAAAGACGAGGCCAATCTTCG AGTGAAGAAGCTAATGAAGCAAATCGATAGGCTTCAGATACAGCTGACGGAGGAAAAGTCGAGGAACAGGGAGATCAGCGGACAGCTCACCGAGGCTGCTGATTACAAG ATAGCCGCTCTGGAACGAAGCAGGAAAATTGAAGAGCTGCAAAAACGACTCGTCGAAAGCGAGATGCTGCGGACCAGGTACAACCGGAAACTGACCATGCTTAAGGACCAGATGAGGACCGTGACCGAGACCGGTGAACAGGAGAGATCGATAAACGATCACTCCCTGCAACTTCTCAGGGATGAATTGGCCCAGGTCAAACAAAACCTGGCGGAGGTTACGCGAAGGGAGTCgcag ttACAGAGCTTTCGAGTCTCCGTTGCAAAGTTACTCTCAGAACCGATCTGCACACCGGACTACGAGATCATATCGAGACTACAGAAAATGGTTTCTGCACATCGCGACTTCACGATGCTCTCGAGAAGATACGACGAACCTCTCGAAGCCAGTCCCTCCAGATGCACAAG TATTCACCCGGTGCATCCCGTTCATCCACCGATTTCACCGGGATCACGATGCACGAGGTACGATGATAGCGGTTACACGGATCCACCGGATCTTCACGACATCGACGACGACTACAGCAAGAGACCGATTCGTAGCAGCCTGCTTCCGTGA
- the LOC124299703 gene encoding cytochrome c oxidase subunit 7A2, mitochondrial isoform X1, translating to MPYYNFNSFTGRIAETTHPQPFYPLAPHRLDLAEPPKIMYDSSRTKPVQVASASTSARPQSTLSPELLKKYQKFQAPNNIPVHLKGGPMDKILLGTTVVLIGIGLIQAGDLIYKLGFPKK from the exons ATGCCATACTACAATTTCAACTCGTTCACAGGTCGAATTGCGGAAACAACGCACCCGCAGCCGTTTTATCCACTC GCACCCCATCGTCTGGATCTTGCCGAGCCACCTAAAATCATGTACGACTCATCGCGCACCAAGCCGGTGCAGGTAGCATCCGCTTCCACCTCTGCAAGGCCGCAATCTACTCTGTCGCCTGAACTGCTCAAGAAGTACCAAAAGTTCCAG GCACCGAACAATATCCCAGTACATCTGAAAGGAGGACCAATGGACAAAATTCTTCTTGGAACAACAGTGGTCTTGATCGGCATTGGATTGATACAAGCTGGTGATCTGATCTACAAACTCGGCTTTCCAAAGAAATAA